TCTTTTGAATTGACCGATACCAGATACACTCCCCGAAACGTGTTGTTTTGTTGCGGTAAGGAGAGATTTAAAGCTGAAACGCCCCGGACTTTTGGCAGGTCGGTGGTCTCGACCGTTTTGTTGACGAGCACATCACTTAAATCGCCCTGTTCATCATCGCTGTAATTAAAGGAACCTGACGGCCCCCACTCACCATTGGCATTTTCCTTGTATTCTTCGTAGCGGTTGTTGCGGAAGTAATTCAGCAGGTTGTTTTCATACACTTTCGAAATCTTAACCTGCACTTTGGGTACGTTCACAATATTCAGCCCCACATTCCGCGCGCCTTTTGAGGATAGATAAAGCGCCTTTTTATTGGCGAACTGAATGCTGGCTGGCATTTTTCCGAAAAACAAATCCTTGGTTACAGGTTCAGCCAGTTTGGTGCCCAGCACCCCGCGAATCTCGTCGGTAAGCGTGAGGACGTACGTATCGGTTTCGTTGAAATTGCCCCGTATAATAAAGCCATTTTCGGTCAGTTCGGCGGTGGTTTCGACCTGCGGTTGAATGGTGTAGTATTGAGTCAGATTACCGGGTTGCAGTTCCTGGGTCGTAATGACCCGCACTACGCCCCGGTTGTTCTCGAAACTGGTCTGCACATCGGCCACATCGACTTTAAAACGCGAGGGTAAGGTGCTGGTTTCTTCAATAGGCTCTTTACTGACATAAGCCGTATTGGGTACTTTCAGGCCCTTGTCAATTTTCAGCGTCAGCGGCTGTTCATTCTTCTCAGCTGGCGCATTGGTCAGGTTTAGCGCAACCGAGTTTTGGCCTTCGCTAGGGGTACTCTGAATGGTCAGGGCTTTGTCTTCCGACGTTGCCGATACTTTGCTCGTGACGTCGGCTGCCGATACAGGGTAGTTAAAATTCAGCCGGGTTTTGGCGAGAGGCTGCCCGGTCTCCCGTGATTTGGTCCACCAGTTTTCGATGCTGGTCAGTTGCAGATAGGGCGTATGAAAATTAATGTCTTCACCCGATACCTTCAGGTCTTTTGCTTCGGAGCGTTTGAGCAGATCGTCGGTTAGTTCGGCGCGGTAGTCTGTGGCCGGATCGAAAGCGACGGCTGGCGAAAAGACCAGTTCATTGGGTGCTACCCATTTAAACTTTCCCCGAACGGCCGGAATAAACCGAACATACTGGGTTGAGTCCCACTCATCGAACTGATTGGTTGGGCCAACGTTTTTATTGAATGTAAAGGTCAGGTTCTGGGTCTGTTGAATTTCATCATCGAAATTACGTCCGACAACCGCTACTTCGTTGAACGACAGACGAGAACATTGAAAAAGGAATAGCGATAAACCGATAGCAATGAATAGCGGACGGAGAAAGAGTCGCATTGGCATGAGGGTAGGAATGAATGGCCGAATATAGACGAAAAAACCCACTCCAAAATTGCGGAGTGGGTTGATTTTCAGCAGGCGACTTAGTAAGCGGTATCAGCGAGTGGGGGTAAACTGAATGTTGGATATTTTCCAGCTGCTGCCCTGTTTTACGCACATCACAGAAAAGATTACGGTCGCATCGAAGCCATTTCCCTGAACAGCCCCTTTGGTTTTCCAGCTTCCGGTAACCACGGCTGCATCGTTGTTATACTGTCGTGTTGCTGCGTTCGAAACAGCGCCCGTTTCGACGACTACATAGCCACCACCAACGGCCTGTATAAGCTGGCTACCATCTACGCTGCTGCCGTCGAATGAGATCAGTACGCAATCGTTGGTGAGCAATTTGCCAAGGGTGTTGCCGTCTTCATCCAGCATAGCTTTGAAAAAAGCGTTACTGGCAGTGGCTGGGTCCTGCGTTGGATCGGTGGCTTGCTGAGCAAAGGAGTAGGTAAGCAGACAAAAGCTGGCGAATACGGTAAGGATTAATTTCATGGTCGGTTTAGTTTACACCGATAAATTTAGAACAGTTTACTAAAAAACTACCAGAATGCGTAGGAACTAATCGTAGTAAGTCGTCTAAGCGGTTGGTGTTAACTTCCAATTCGCTATGTTTTTCGACAAAAAAATTAACTACACTACATTCGGCTTTGCTTACCTGTTGTTAAGTATGTCGTTGTTTCTGATTACGATAAGCTGTAGTAAAGAAAATGAACCGACAGCAACCTCGTCTGATGAAGTTGTTATTGACGTTGACCCATCGCTTTTTATTCAGGCAGGGCTGGCTGAGCCGATTACGAAAGTAGCAAGGACTCTTTCTGATGGCACCTCCGCAACCTGTTATAAAATTGTCACCAATAATACACCCACGGAACATGCGGTTGGCCCCTGGTGCCCAACCAACATCACGGATAATGCCAGCAAAGGAGGCATCTGGTTTGAAGGCGGAAAAGTATACGATGTTGATGGTGCCTTTATTAAAAACCTGGCCAGCTTTTATAACGATGCGGTCTGGAAACTATACAATGCCGATGGCAGTATTAAAGTGACTAACACGAAAGTGGCTTGTGAAGCCGCAGCCCGGCCCAATGTAGACCCTGCCTACAACAACTATTGTGTCGAATGCCAGCCATCCTATGTATCGGGCTTGAAAAAAACGTTTTATATTCCTGTAAAGCCGGTAAAACTAAGTCAATCGGCTTCGATTATGGGCATGGGCACCGTTGTGGGTATAGCATTTAATGGTGTCAATTTTGACCCACCTGCCCCCACTTCAGCTATTCTTGGCGCACATACGCTGGCCCCTTTGGACGATGCGGGTGGCCACGTCAATACGGCCACTGGCTATCATTACCATGCAGCTACCGGCCTAACTAAAAAAGTTGCTCAAAGCGACGGTCATGCCGCCATGATCGGTTATGCTATGGATGGCTATGGCATGTATGAGCGACTGGATGCAAGCGGAAAAGAACCTACTGACCTTGATGCCAATCGGGGCCATTATGACAGTGTGCGGGGATACCACTACCATGTAGCTTACGCTGGAAATAACAGTTTTATTAGTGGCTTCAGAGGGGCACAAGGCTCATTTTCGGTGAGTCTCTAAGACGGCCGTTACCAGCTAATCGGGTCTTCCTTCAGACGATGAGTCGGTCACGCATTTTCAGAATGCTCAGCAACTACTAGCCAATAGTGATTTATGAAGAAGGCTTTTTTAATTTCTCTGTTTCTATACATTCCTACTTTTTTATACGCACATAGTCCGCAGATCTCGACGATTGTGCTGGCTCAAACTAAGGCCGGGCAATGGAATGTGCTTATCGGGTCAAGCTTATCGGCTTTTCAATATTCTTTACAAACGAAGGGTTTATTGAAAGAGTCGGATACGCTACAGGCGGCAGCGTTTCAAAAGATGATCCTGGAACATCTGCGAGAAAACATCCAGATAAGGGCAAACGGCAATGGTCCGATAGAGCTTACACATGGAATGGTCATACTGAATCATCAGACAGATGTTCGGTTTGATTTAACTGGAATGCCTCAACAATTACAAACGATTACAATCCGACAGGGAAGCTTTGCCAGTCTCCGAAATCATTATTGCATACTCAAAATTTTTCCTGACGGTGGTCGTGTTAGAAGTTTTATTTTGCAGGAAAGCAACGATTTTATGATTTCGTTGAAACTCAGCAATAATGATTTAGTTGAGGTCTTTCCTAAGAATTATACGAACTGGGACCCGTGGTTAGGCGGTATTGGGTTCTTGACGCTACTCGGAGCTTACCTCTTTTTACATCGAAGAAATAAAGTACTTGTCGCTTAGCTAGGAAGCAAATTGTTAGAAAATCCGACCAAACAATCAAAGTGGTTTTATCAGTATGCGAATATCGCTGCTTCGGCCTTTGTCATCGGCGCAGGAAATTTTGAGGGAGCCTGGTTGGGGTTTGAAAAAGATGGCTTCGGTTGGTTTGGCCCGGCGGTAGAGCTTATCGTTCAGATACCAGAAGACCGTTTGTACGTCGTTGGCTGCCTGACAACTTAATTCCATTTCGGCCGGTTGTTTGGGGTTGATGAAGTACTCGCTACCCCCATTAAGGCTGGTAATTTGAGGAACGGCCTGATCCGTATTGCCAAATACACGTTCGCAGGCTGGATTGTGCGGGGGCGCCACTTCAAACGGAATATGCCGACTCTGGTAAAAGGCCACAACCTCCGGCGTTAGATTGGGATACGATTTCCGAACAAAGCCTGAGTCGGGCAGGCAATGCACACAGTAGGAGATAGTACTCGCAGCATTGGTAAAAACAGCTTTCCGGTGCTGACAACGCCGATACCGCGAAACACCCATAATGCAGTAGTCAGTTACGGGGTTCTGGCAAAACTCACCCGGAACGTCGCCTGTTTCGGGACAGATGAGCCGCATCGCTAATCGGGTTTCGCCTTTGGGGGGCTGAAACCAACCCGTGGGTGAGTTGTAATCCAGTACGTTGAAAAGCTGAAACAACAAAGGTGTAGCCGTATTGGCTCCACTCAATTCAGCTACGCCTACCCCCGAAAAGTTGCCGACCCAAACGCCAATCGTGTAGCGTTGATTATAGCCAATGCTCCAGGCATCGCGCCGACCATACGACGTTCCGGTTTTCCAGGCAATGCGGGGCAGGTGATAGCTATTGTCGAAATTATTGGGCAAATCGGGTCGGGTAATCTGCGTGAGTGTATGCGTGACAAGGTACGTGGCTTCGGGCGAGAGGAGGCTGACCTCTTTTACCTCACCCCCCGGCCCCCTCTCCTTAAAAAGAGGAGAGGGGGAGGTGAGATCGCGTACCTGTCTCCCCTCTCCTGATTTCAGAAGAGGGGCTGGGGCGGGCCGACGTATCGGTGAGGTAAACGAGGTCAGCTTCAATTCTCCCCAACTTCCGCCATTCGCCAGTCCGGTATATAGGCGGGTCATCTCTTCCAGTGTAACCCCACAACCGCCCAAGATCATGGAAAGTCCTAGTTCGTTTTTCTGCTTTTTGATGGCCGAAAAACCCGCTTTCTGGAGCGTTGACACGAGGGCTGGAGTGCCCACTTCTTTCAGAAGGGCCACCGCCGGAATATTCAGCGAATTGGCCAGCGCGAACTCTGCCGTGACAGAGCCGTTGAACCGACGGTCGAAATTATCGGGTTGGTAACCGCTGAAATTGGTGGGTACGTCGGCCAGTTTAGTTTTAGGCGTAATCATACCGGCATCGAATGCGAGTCCATACAATAATGGTTTCAGGGCACTTCCCGGTGATCGCACAGCACGCACGCCATCGACCTGCCCACCATCGAACGTGTTCCTAAAATCGGACGAACCAACATAGGCGACAACTTCTCGGGTATGGTTATCCACAACCAACACCGCCGAATTGTGGATATTATAGCTTCGAATGCGGTTGGCATATTGCTGAACCAGTCGCTCAACGGTGGTTTGAGTACTT
This window of the Spirosoma aerolatum genome carries:
- a CDS encoding nuclear transport factor 2 family protein; amino-acid sequence: MKLILTVFASFCLLTYSFAQQATDPTQDPATASNAFFKAMLDEDGNTLGKLLTNDCVLISFDGSSVDGSQLIQAVGGGYVVVETGAVSNAATRQYNNDAAVVTGSWKTKGAVQGNGFDATVIFSVMCVKQGSSWKISNIQFTPTR
- a CDS encoding YHYH protein, with the protein product MFFDKKINYTTFGFAYLLLSMSLFLITISCSKENEPTATSSDEVVIDVDPSLFIQAGLAEPITKVARTLSDGTSATCYKIVTNNTPTEHAVGPWCPTNITDNASKGGIWFEGGKVYDVDGAFIKNLASFYNDAVWKLYNADGSIKVTNTKVACEAAARPNVDPAYNNYCVECQPSYVSGLKKTFYIPVKPVKLSQSASIMGMGTVVGIAFNGVNFDPPAPTSAILGAHTLAPLDDAGGHVNTATGYHYHAATGLTKKVAQSDGHAAMIGYAMDGYGMYERLDASGKEPTDLDANRGHYDSVRGYHYHVAYAGNNSFISGFRGAQGSFSVSL
- the pbpC gene encoding penicillin-binding protein 1C is translated as MSLRQKGIQIAQRFWKSGVAKTVLAMLLIFFALDFFFPLRTHVSYSTLVTARDGTILHAFLSRDDKWRMYVELDEITPALREAILFKEDKYFRYHPGFNPIALLRAAFRNILTGRRTSGASTITMQTVRLLEPRQRTYGAKLIELFRALQLELHYSKDEILQLYLNLIPYGSNIEGLKSASLLYFGKPPALLSLAEITTLTIIPNRPSSLRLGVRNSLVRQERDRWLRRFREAGLFDESTIRDAQTEPLQVYRHEAPQQAPHLSRRLRAEYPNIPIIQSTLSPSTQTTVERLVQQYANRIRSYNIHNSAVLVVDNHTREVVAYVGSSDFRNTFDGGQVDGVRAVRSPGSALKPLLYGLAFDAGMITPKTKLADVPTNFSGYQPDNFDRRFNGSVTAEFALANSLNIPAVALLKEVGTPALVSTLQKAGFSAIKKQKNELGLSMILGGCGVTLEEMTRLYTGLANGGSWGELKLTSFTSPIRRPAPAPLLKSGEGRQVRDLTSPSPLFKERGPGGEVKEVSLLSPEATYLVTHTLTQITRPDLPNNFDNSYHLPRIAWKTGTSYGRRDAWSIGYNQRYTIGVWVGNFSGVGVAELSGANTATPLLFQLFNVLDYNSPTGWFQPPKGETRLAMRLICPETGDVPGEFCQNPVTDYCIMGVSRYRRCQHRKAVFTNAASTISYCVHCLPDSGFVRKSYPNLTPEVVAFYQSRHIPFEVAPPHNPACERVFGNTDQAVPQITSLNGGSEYFINPKQPAEMELSCQAANDVQTVFWYLNDKLYRRAKPTEAIFFKPQPGSLKISCADDKGRSSDIRILIKPL